The following proteins are encoded in a genomic region of Nicotiana sylvestris chromosome 4, ASM39365v2, whole genome shotgun sequence:
- the LOC104227483 gene encoding peroxidase 12-like — protein sequence MASTTVSSTFELLFISSLLLFSQFFVSEAQGLPPVVKGLSWTFFQSSCPKLESIVRKRLERVFKDDVGQAAGLLRLHFHDCFVQGCDGSVLLDGSAGGPSERTAIPNLTLRKESFKIIDDLRERVHKECGRIVSCSDITALAARDAVFLTGGPNYVVPLGRRDGQNFATEQATLDNLVAPTANTTTLLARLAAKDFDPTDVVALSGAHTIGISHCTSFTERLYPNQDSTMDKTFANNLKTSCPTANSNNTVNMDILSPNVFDNKYYVDLINRKGLFTSDQDLFTDRRTKNIVTSFGANQTLFFNKFVNAMIKMGQLNVLTGGQGEIRAKCSVRNKDKLLAAVVEGLEKTLAAAL from the exons ATGGCTTCTACTACTGTCTCTTCAACATTTGAGCTCTTGTTTAtctcttctcttttgcttttttctCAATTCTTTGTCTCAGAAGCTCAAGGACTTCCTCCTGTAGTAAAAGGGCTTTCATGGACATTCTTTCAATCTAGCTGTCCAAAATTAGAATCCATTGTTAGGAAGAGACTCGAGAGAGTTTTTAAGGATGATGTTGGCCAAGCTGCTGGCTTGCTTCGCCTTCATTTCCATGATTGCTTTGTCCAA GGATGTGATGGTTCAGTATTGCTAGATGGATCAGCAGGAGGTCCTAGTGAGAGGACTGCAATACCAAATTTGACACTAAGAAAAGAGTCATTCAAAATCATTGATGATCTTCGAGAAAGAGTGCATAAGGAGTGTGGAAGAATTGTATCTTGTTCTGATATTACAGCCCTTGCTGCGAGGGATGCAGTTTTCTTG ACTGGTGGCCCAAACTATGTTGTACCATTGGGAAGAAGAGATGGACAAAACTTTGCGACAGAACAAGCAACCTTAGACAACCTTGTTGCACCAACAGCCAACACTACAACCCTCCTCGCTCGCCTTGCAGCTAAGGACTTCGACCCCACCGATGTCGTCGCCCTCTCCGGGGCCCACACCATCGGAATAAGCCACTGCACTTCCTTCACGGAGCGTCTATACCCTAACCAAGACTCCACCATGGACAAAACATTTGCCAACAACCTTAAAACCAGTTGTCCAACTGCGAACTCCAACAACACTGTCAACATGGATATCCTAAGCCCTAACGTTTTCGACAACAAGTACTACGTTGATCTCATCAATAGGAAAGGGCTTTTCACATCGGATCAAGATTTGTTCACGGATAGAAGGACTAAGAACATTGTCACAAGCTTTGGTGCGAATCAGACACTTTTCTTTAACAAGTTTGTGAATGCCATGATTAAGATGGGACAGTTGAATGTTTTGACTGGCGGACAAGGTGAAATTAGGGCTAAGTGTTCTGTGAGGAACAAGGATAAGTTGTTGGCTGCTGTTGTCGAAGGGTTGGAGAAAACCTTGGCTGCTGCACTTTAA
- the LOC138890042 gene encoding uncharacterized protein — protein MVNANRTDWSKKLDDALWAYRTAYKTLIGTSPYRLVFGKDFHLAVELEHNTMWDLRKLNLEWECKEFKVGDLVLLFNSQLHLFSGNLKSKWSGPFEVVFVTPFGVHDLKNKNGEVSRVNGHRVKHYLGQPRGGTSSSQMI, from the exons ATGgttaatgcaaataggactgattggtcaaagaagttggatgatgctctatgggcttataggactgcttacaagactcttaTTGGTACGTCTCCGTATCGATTGGTATTTGGGAAAGATTTCCATCTagcggttgagttagagcacaataccatgtgggatttgaggaagttaaatcttgaatgggagtg caaggagttcaaagtgggtgatttggttctcttgttcaactctcagtTACATCTGTTTTCGGGAaatcttaagtcaaaatggagtggaccttttgaagtggtgtttgtgaccccgtttggtgtacatgacttgaagaacaaaaatggggaagtttccAGAGTGAACGGGCACAGAGTCAAGCATTACTTGGGacaaccacgtggtggcacttcttcatctcaaatgatttga